From Phragmitibacter flavus, the proteins below share one genomic window:
- a CDS encoding HEAT repeat domain-containing protein has translation MSTDQTAPDCVGQPSFIGFEYQILVTVWVALEFIVVRGATKIMVEPPSHEDVAAESDNKKLATTVSVKNFQIQIKLLSNDVWSSAAFMKLIEKKVKKGKSGPEPRIRALEYMEADSTKHYLLITTADVAPELRCHLVREIGDNSRVGDLNPLGIDPSIARRVGIFASETASNVRNRIELFLQKHCHVPGGEIEGCISTLETAVRERLAGRKSTIFARDELECLLSVSRGKLLCGVKPTYPENLDSIRRRLSIDNVVVLIGPPGTGKTTIARMLVDEFRLADPPAKLHTIREPEHLKIVHETINAPNSHVYFVEDPWGQGKLDYKARFFTTELAPLLNRARGGKTFIVTSRLAPYREAIEDRTDYLKWEIVIDEKSYSSAAYRELYERQLGDWGKSARLRAMGVIGAALKYLETPYSVVFFCGELKKDAHKNWVNEHQAIELARKSNIQVFGKRLKERIIDVGRSEIVSAIAIWAQLTANGDFISAQDAKQLRRCLKDGKLSDVPDVELFFNYLTTSRWLQEREGGFVVTPSVMEALKSLSTTRRADFEDTMIALIRSWSAQQEFYSILLCLREAKWDDPLIASDAAQPFDSYLVSLAVKAEPRNFIWAFRELADYSTTNHPAAELARFLRIEHRKTGDWFNPPMWTRPSPSAESVKQIGVNPDCIICAKKFVTVHLTDGIARNIHGFLYPREELLAFLKQFDWPLIEWFQAALADVLEDPRESTSYLFKCMLDLAPAEIDGLIVEAAIALRACDSDQDHSPDEYWRWYFEGETDAWQEPTDMEDETSYYVCKSLAAGVDRKCEEQGHTWIIGHTYEAELFNAWSSLIDRETNLAARQAFVKLCEKYSQTEAAAGVVLKTPDSSFFGWAVRTLLSPNFKIDRSAKWALLTIVKCRDFLGFLRSESGHRFVSAVALLGFLALQKHERHGDEEAPTSEKADPFFSFETLASHIVESQKKSLIACSKQIGLEFAIAESEVDLEFLALLAKEWPEIPAIYALEAIAENGGILYPLIERFLHSEDSMIRVRAWVLCKSRRRHLLEALKDTHYGCRKVALDRLSTAPSPVELNAIMELVNDPSAYVRERLANQVGENGLREGIPALVKLLSDKRDYADRQENGEERIFSVARKACDSLQKLSPLEKETLGLLRSFLEGCESSSTDPVVHVKIFEILERHPSSDNTEFCSRYIDSIWLGSKWNTLGGIVIVQSCLSAVCTHLSQEPGLARSVDFSKLIQFAHWKNDESGIVAFSLAALALAYEDDSVDLSSVLAMDSFSAQRGRLLCSFSKKLRTERPSDLKKYLSDEYSFLSFLQWVDNSAGKAFSDFSAAHPAFCPWLDSLDNGNDLDKILCAATKNLILSVESPVSKVLSSL, from the coding sequence ATGTCTACTGATCAGACAGCTCCAGACTGCGTCGGACAACCGTCATTTATCGGATTCGAGTATCAGATTTTAGTAACGGTCTGGGTCGCGTTGGAATTTATCGTTGTCCGTGGAGCTACCAAGATTATGGTGGAGCCACCAAGCCATGAGGATGTTGCAGCAGAGTCGGATAACAAAAAGCTGGCGACAACTGTGTCTGTAAAAAATTTTCAGATTCAAATCAAACTTCTCAGTAACGACGTTTGGAGTTCGGCGGCTTTTATGAAGCTCATCGAGAAGAAGGTTAAAAAGGGAAAATCTGGTCCAGAACCAAGAATCCGTGCTTTGGAATATATGGAGGCTGATTCCACAAAGCACTACCTTTTGATAACCACCGCAGACGTGGCACCCGAACTCCGTTGTCACCTAGTAAGAGAAATCGGCGACAACTCCCGCGTCGGTGACTTGAACCCTTTAGGGATCGATCCGAGCATTGCAAGACGAGTAGGCATTTTCGCCAGTGAAACGGCGTCCAACGTTCGTAACCGAATAGAACTATTTCTTCAAAAACACTGCCATGTCCCGGGAGGAGAGATCGAAGGATGCATTTCGACACTGGAAACTGCAGTTCGGGAAAGGTTGGCAGGCCGCAAGTCGACCATTTTTGCGCGAGATGAGCTCGAATGCTTGCTGTCCGTTTCAAGGGGCAAACTACTCTGTGGGGTAAAACCTACCTACCCGGAAAATCTCGATAGCATCCGCAGACGACTTTCAATAGACAACGTTGTGGTGCTCATTGGACCCCCGGGAACTGGAAAAACAACCATTGCTCGCATGCTGGTCGACGAGTTTCGATTGGCGGATCCGCCTGCTAAACTCCATACGATCAGGGAGCCTGAACACCTAAAAATCGTTCACGAAACCATCAATGCCCCTAACTCCCATGTATACTTTGTTGAAGATCCCTGGGGACAAGGAAAACTCGACTACAAGGCTCGCTTCTTCACGACGGAACTCGCTCCGCTGCTGAACAGAGCCAGAGGAGGAAAGACGTTTATCGTGACCTCACGCTTAGCTCCCTACCGCGAAGCGATCGAAGACCGGACCGATTACCTTAAATGGGAAATAGTAATCGACGAGAAATCCTATTCGTCCGCCGCTTATCGCGAGCTCTACGAGCGTCAGCTGGGAGACTGGGGCAAAAGTGCCCGGTTGAGAGCTATGGGAGTAATCGGTGCGGCGCTCAAGTATTTGGAGACACCTTACTCGGTGGTCTTCTTCTGTGGCGAATTAAAAAAGGACGCTCATAAGAATTGGGTCAACGAACACCAAGCCATAGAACTCGCTAGAAAGTCCAATATCCAAGTATTTGGCAAGCGACTCAAAGAACGGATTATTGATGTTGGCCGTTCTGAGATAGTTTCGGCAATCGCAATTTGGGCTCAACTAACTGCTAATGGCGATTTCATATCCGCACAAGACGCGAAACAGCTCCGACGATGTCTAAAGGACGGGAAGCTTTCTGACGTCCCTGACGTGGAACTCTTTTTTAATTATCTAACGACTTCTCGCTGGTTGCAGGAACGAGAAGGCGGATTCGTTGTCACCCCCTCCGTTATGGAAGCTCTTAAATCCCTATCTACTACGAGGCGGGCCGACTTCGAGGACACCATGATCGCCCTTATACGTAGTTGGAGTGCTCAACAAGAGTTCTACTCCATTCTTCTCTGCTTGCGCGAAGCCAAGTGGGATGATCCACTGATTGCCTCTGACGCGGCTCAGCCCTTCGATTCATACTTGGTCTCTCTTGCAGTCAAGGCCGAACCTAGAAATTTCATTTGGGCGTTTAGAGAACTCGCTGATTATTCAACCACCAACCACCCCGCAGCCGAGCTTGCGCGGTTTCTCCGAATCGAACACCGGAAAACTGGAGATTGGTTCAATCCGCCTATGTGGACGCGACCTAGCCCATCTGCCGAGTCGGTCAAACAAATCGGAGTAAACCCCGACTGCATAATTTGCGCGAAAAAGTTTGTCACAGTTCATTTGACCGATGGAATCGCTCGGAACATTCATGGTTTTTTATATCCGCGCGAAGAACTGCTTGCCTTTTTAAAGCAATTTGACTGGCCGTTGATCGAATGGTTTCAAGCTGCCTTGGCTGACGTCTTGGAAGATCCTCGAGAGTCGACATCTTATCTGTTTAAGTGCATGCTGGACTTGGCCCCAGCTGAAATTGACGGGCTGATCGTCGAAGCGGCAATAGCGTTGAGGGCATGTGACTCAGATCAGGATCATTCCCCTGACGAATATTGGCGTTGGTATTTTGAAGGGGAGACCGACGCATGGCAGGAGCCCACTGACATGGAGGACGAAACTTCATATTACGTCTGTAAGTCATTGGCAGCAGGGGTTGATCGAAAATGTGAAGAGCAGGGTCACACTTGGATTATTGGGCACACCTATGAGGCGGAGCTTTTCAATGCTTGGTCTAGTCTGATCGATCGCGAGACTAACTTGGCAGCGAGGCAAGCCTTTGTGAAATTGTGCGAAAAGTATAGTCAAACAGAGGCCGCAGCCGGCGTCGTTCTCAAGACACCTGATTCATCTTTCTTTGGATGGGCGGTGAGGACGCTCCTTTCTCCAAATTTCAAAATTGATAGATCCGCGAAATGGGCGCTGCTAACCATTGTCAAATGCAGAGATTTTTTGGGATTTTTGCGGTCGGAATCTGGTCATCGATTTGTGTCCGCTGTGGCGCTGCTCGGTTTCCTCGCGCTGCAGAAACATGAGAGGCACGGCGACGAAGAAGCGCCCACCTCAGAAAAAGCCGATCCATTCTTTAGTTTCGAGACTTTGGCAAGTCACATTGTTGAATCGCAGAAGAAGTCGCTCATTGCGTGTAGCAAGCAAATAGGTCTGGAATTCGCAATTGCCGAAAGTGAAGTCGACTTGGAGTTCTTGGCTCTTCTTGCGAAGGAATGGCCCGAGATTCCCGCCATCTATGCTTTGGAAGCAATCGCCGAAAATGGCGGTATTCTATACCCGCTCATTGAACGATTTCTTCATTCTGAAGACAGTATGATTCGAGTGCGGGCGTGGGTTCTTTGTAAATCCCGTAGACGTCACCTCCTTGAGGCCCTCAAGGATACGCACTACGGATGTCGCAAGGTCGCTCTCGATCGACTTTCTACCGCTCCGAGTCCGGTTGAATTGAACGCGATTATGGAGCTGGTTAACGACCCAAGTGCCTATGTTAGAGAGCGACTCGCCAATCAAGTCGGCGAAAACGGACTTCGAGAAGGAATTCCTGCCCTCGTCAAGCTGCTGTCGGACAAACGCGACTATGCAGATCGTCAAGAAAACGGCGAGGAGCGAATCTTCTCCGTGGCGAGAAAAGCCTGCGACTCGCTCCAAAAGCTTTCTCCGCTTGAGAAGGAAACTTTGGGCTTGCTTCGTTCTTTTTTGGAGGGATGCGAATCAAGTAGCACGGACCCGGTCGTTCATGTAAAAATTTTTGAGATTTTGGAACGTCATCCATCCTCGGACAATACGGAGTTTTGTTCCCGTTACATTGACTCAATTTGGCTGGGGTCAAAGTGGAATACTCTTGGCGGAATCGTCATCGTCCAAAGCTGCCTCAGTGCTGTTTGCACACACCTTAGTCAGGAACCCGGACTGGCAAGGAGTGTTGACTTCTCAAAGCTAATTCAGTTTGCCCATTGGAAAAACGACGAATCTGGCATTGTAGCCTTTTCGTTGGCGGCACTCGCTCTAGCGTATGAAGACGATTCTGTCGATCTCTCTTCTGTGCTGGCCATGGACTCCTTCTCAGCGCAGAGAGGCCGACTGCTGTGCAGTTTTTCCAAAAAGCTCCGAACGGAGAGGCCGTCCGACTTGAAGAAATACTTGTCCGACGAATATTCTTTTTTGTCATTCCTTCAATGGGTAGACAACAGCGCTGGCAAAGCGTTTTCGGATTTCTCCGCTGCACATCCAGCTTTCTGCCCTTGGTTAGACTCGTTGGATAATGGCAATGACTTAGACAAAATTCTATGTGCGGCGACAAAAAATCTCATTTTGTCGGTCGAATCTCCCGTGAGTAAGGTTTTATCATCTTTGTAA
- a CDS encoding AAA family ATPase: MYVQKVEIISLRTITTAGFELNHPDLPVNEAGQPLALPNVNLVLGNNGGGKSTILRAIALGLLTPVIESAGYVPYSLVRRTGKTFAKDASVTLKVVFHEQDFAHVEQMPEQVTLTSRVIRRGSTEFVQPDTKTDKNLWDGMYHDDTLAFFFVGYGATRRVESSDNFDSATRKRSRHLRYQRVASLFEDHVSLIPLTAWLPSLKTENKGRYTQVVNLINKLLPTPFSFKGDIANGEFMFRHGEQDVPFPALSDGYKAYVGWVTDMLYHVCMGCPSGKKLVANRGIVMVDEIDLHLHPAWQRTVVPMMATALPNIQFIFTTHSPIVTGTLEPKNIFIVEEQSPGACTIKQYEESVHGHTAEQVLLSSYFDLPSTRAPAITEQITSIITDTGAPRAERVVQALKLLTNPARSLAADKSSPAVKRRKRPVIPGSSKTLAAAKKKPQSTRKGR, translated from the coding sequence ATGTATGTCCAAAAAGTTGAAATCATCAGTCTGCGGACGATCACCACTGCTGGCTTCGAGTTGAATCATCCTGACCTGCCCGTCAACGAAGCAGGCCAGCCCTTGGCGCTGCCAAATGTGAATCTGGTGCTGGGCAACAACGGCGGCGGCAAGTCCACTATTCTGCGCGCCATCGCTCTTGGCCTTCTCACGCCAGTCATTGAAAGCGCGGGATATGTGCCTTATTCCCTTGTCCGGCGCACTGGAAAGACATTTGCCAAGGATGCCTCGGTCACACTGAAGGTAGTTTTTCATGAGCAAGACTTCGCCCATGTCGAACAGATGCCGGAGCAGGTCACATTGACGAGCCGGGTGATCCGCAGGGGTTCGACAGAATTTGTCCAACCCGATACGAAGACTGACAAAAACTTGTGGGATGGCATGTATCATGACGACACGCTCGCATTTTTCTTCGTTGGCTACGGCGCAACACGTCGGGTAGAGAGTTCCGACAATTTCGATTCTGCGACCCGCAAACGCAGTCGCCACTTGCGCTATCAACGGGTGGCCAGTCTGTTTGAGGACCACGTCTCGCTCATCCCACTTACTGCTTGGCTCCCCTCACTTAAGACAGAGAACAAGGGCCGTTACACCCAAGTAGTGAATCTCATCAACAAGCTACTGCCCACGCCTTTCTCTTTCAAGGGAGATATCGCTAATGGTGAATTCATGTTCCGGCATGGCGAACAAGATGTGCCATTCCCCGCGCTTTCTGATGGTTACAAGGCTTACGTAGGCTGGGTCACCGACATGCTTTATCATGTCTGTATGGGCTGCCCTTCAGGAAAAAAATTAGTGGCTAACCGCGGCATCGTCATGGTCGATGAGATTGATCTGCACCTGCATCCGGCCTGGCAGCGCACTGTGGTGCCTATGATGGCTACTGCCTTGCCGAACATTCAGTTCATCTTCACGACGCACAGTCCCATAGTCACCGGCACACTTGAGCCGAAGAATATTTTCATCGTAGAGGAACAGTCCCCAGGAGCATGCACTATCAAGCAGTATGAGGAAAGTGTGCATGGCCACACGGCCGAGCAGGTGTTACTGAGTTCCTATTTTGATTTGCCAAGCACGCGCGCTCCTGCCATTACTGAACAAATTACTTCCATCATCACTGATACCGGAGCACCGAGAGCGGAGCGAGTGGTCCAGGCTCTTAAATTACTCACAAATCCGGCCCGATCCCTAGCGGCGGACAAATCTTCGCCCGCCGTAAAGCGCAGGAAACGTCCAGTTATCCCCGGTTCGTCCAAGACGTTGGCCGCTGCGAAAAAAAAGCCGCAATCCACCCGCAAAGGTCGCTAG
- a CDS encoding ArsR/SmtB family transcription factor produces MLSLEAIADPTRRRIVELLAQRDRTVGEIVTEFEVSSPAISQHLKVLREAGLVNSRVEGQSRIQTLNPAGLDEISVWLERTRSFWSHRLDALEQALRAEDGRKPKQKKPAV; encoded by the coding sequence GTGCTCAGTCTGGAAGCCATCGCCGATCCCACTCGCCGCCGCATCGTGGAGCTGCTAGCGCAGCGTGACCGCACCGTCGGTGAAATCGTCACGGAGTTCGAGGTGAGCTCACCGGCGATCTCGCAGCATTTGAAAGTGCTGCGCGAAGCCGGGCTGGTGAATTCGCGCGTTGAGGGCCAATCCCGAATTCAGACGCTCAACCCTGCCGGGCTGGATGAGATCTCTGTCTGGCTCGAGCGCACTCGCAGTTTCTGGAGCCATCGGCTTGATGCTCTGGAGCAGGCGCTGCGTGCCGAGGACGGGCGCAAACCCAAGCAAAAGAAACCGGCTGTCTGA
- a CDS encoding SRPBCC domain-containing protein: MSSSSHPTVRIIRHLPFSAERVFEAWLDPAFAAKWLFATPDGETIRAEVDPRVGGRFTFTERRGGEDVEHAGEYLEITRPSRLVFTFGLPKDSSDVSRVTVEIEARGNGCLLTLTQFVDPQWAAYKHRSQFGWINILEGLAANLGDPQAETNRQFGDSATPGEVRFVRRLPGPIERVWAYLTETEKRRQWFVGGPMELRVGGRADLLFRHSLLSPDEEPPEECREVHDPGVPMTVRVTRCEAPHLLGITWPGESPEQESEVVFELFPQDEDVRLVLTHRGLPNDVERANVSSGWHIHTALLHARLAHNTPLPLWSARDLLAAKYQKRLGVS; the protein is encoded by the coding sequence ATGAGCTCTTCATCCCATCCCACCGTCCGTATCATCCGGCATCTTCCATTTTCCGCCGAGCGCGTTTTTGAAGCCTGGCTCGATCCGGCTTTCGCTGCGAAATGGCTCTTTGCCACCCCGGACGGCGAGACGATCCGCGCAGAGGTCGACCCACGTGTCGGCGGACGCTTCACCTTTACCGAGCGCCGTGGCGGGGAGGACGTGGAACATGCAGGCGAATATCTCGAAATCACCCGTCCGAGCCGACTCGTCTTCACCTTTGGCCTGCCGAAAGATTCTTCTGACGTGAGCCGCGTGACGGTGGAGATCGAAGCGCGAGGGAACGGCTGTCTGCTCACCCTAACACAGTTCGTGGACCCGCAGTGGGCTGCCTACAAACATCGTTCTCAGTTTGGCTGGATCAACATCCTCGAAGGTCTCGCCGCCAACTTGGGCGACCCACAGGCAGAGACCAACCGCCAGTTTGGCGACTCCGCCACCCCAGGCGAGGTGCGCTTCGTCCGGCGTCTTCCCGGCCCCATCGAGCGCGTGTGGGCATACCTCACCGAGACCGAGAAGCGGCGTCAATGGTTCGTCGGCGGCCCGATGGAATTGCGTGTCGGCGGGCGTGCCGATCTGCTCTTCCGCCACAGCTTGCTTTCACCGGATGAGGAGCCGCCGGAAGAATGCCGCGAAGTCCACGACCCGGGCGTGCCTATGACGGTGCGCGTCACTCGTTGCGAAGCCCCGCATCTGCTCGGTATCACCTGGCCGGGCGAGAGCCCGGAGCAGGAATCCGAAGTCGTCTTCGAGCTTTTTCCGCAGGACGAGGATGTGCGTCTCGTGCTCACTCATCGCGGCCTGCCCAACGACGTTGAGCGCGCCAACGTCAGTTCAGGCTGGCACATCCATACGGCCCTCCTTCACGCGCGCCTCGCCCACAATACCCCGCTGCCGCTGTGGAGCGCCCGAGACCTGCTAGCAGCCAAATATCAAAAGCGCCTGGGTGTCAGCTGA
- a CDS encoding SRPBCC family protein — MTNNDHGSFGDTGEVVFVRTLPGPIERVWEYLTDPAKRALWLAGGSIDLRVGGQVHLEFHHDSLTPHEESVPEKYRELVREGCGFTAVIIRCEPPRLLSHTWGEADGSESEVTFELTPLGDQVRLVLMHRKLPEDRDNRISVSAGWHIHVAILIAKLEDFVPPPFWETHTRLEDEYDCLIG; from the coding sequence ATGACCAACAACGACCACGGAAGCTTCGGAGACACAGGTGAAGTCGTCTTCGTCCGCACCCTGCCCGGTCCCATTGAGCGGGTGTGGGAATACCTCACCGATCCTGCCAAGCGCGCTCTCTGGCTCGCGGGCGGTTCCATCGACCTGCGCGTTGGTGGTCAGGTTCATCTCGAATTTCACCACGACAGCCTCACCCCACATGAAGAAAGTGTGCCAGAAAAATACCGGGAGCTTGTAAGGGAAGGTTGCGGCTTCACAGCGGTCATCATACGCTGCGAGCCGCCGCGTCTGCTCAGCCATACCTGGGGCGAGGCGGATGGTAGCGAGTCAGAAGTCACTTTCGAACTCACCCCGCTGGGAGATCAGGTGCGCCTCGTGCTCATGCACCGCAAACTGCCGGAAGATCGCGATAATCGGATCAGCGTCTCCGCTGGCTGGCACATCCATGTGGCCATTCTCATCGCCAAGCTTGAAGATTTTGTTCCTCCACCGTTCTGGGAAACACACACGCGACTGGAGGACGAATATGACTGTCTTATCGGCTGA
- a CDS encoding iron chaperone produces the protein MTMFADHGAYIAEAPEDLRPLLIQVRAQLALALPDAEEVIAFKMPGFRIGKTIIAGYAAFSKQCGLYLSPSAIKSHANDIAAAGLKSTKTGVTFSPSHPIPDGLVKELALASRRDQNL, from the coding sequence CTGACCATGTTTGCTGATCACGGCGCATATATTGCTGAAGCTCCTGAAGACCTCCGCCCACTGCTGATTCAAGTGCGTGCCCAACTTGCCCTAGCGCTGCCTGACGCCGAAGAAGTCATCGCCTTTAAAATGCCTGGGTTTAGGATCGGGAAAACCATCATCGCGGGTTATGCTGCGTTCAGCAAACAATGCGGTCTCTATCTGTCTCCTTCGGCCATCAAGTCGCATGCCAACGACATTGCTGCGGCTGGACTCAAGTCTACCAAGACTGGCGTTACGTTCTCGCCGAGTCATCCAATCCCTGACGGCCTCGTTAAGGAGCTCGCCCTGGCTTCCAGAAGGGATCAAAATCTCTGA
- a CDS encoding SRPBCC family protein — MPVKKDENGKRWVEMELILPGTPDQVWQAVATGPGVSAWFTRCHIEERVGGTVQFDFGPNGTSTGEVTAWQPPFRFGYVEREWSEGAPPCVTEITVTRRPDGKSVFCMVHSLATSTDEWDESLESFESGWPGFFEVLRLYLAHFAGSKAASFLVVASANSPQAVVWKRLTEALNLDAANFGDERTTDSPEKLTGTIMRVEQSAQERYILLRLTAPVQGIALIGTFGDDKAANASMTLYLYGDDVEQRSRSSESKWGEWLCETFKQPADQDGRYTP, encoded by the coding sequence ATGCCCGTAAAGAAAGACGAAAACGGAAAACGTTGGGTTGAGATGGAATTGATCTTGCCTGGCACCCCCGATCAGGTGTGGCAGGCGGTCGCCACCGGCCCCGGTGTCAGCGCTTGGTTCACCCGATGCCATATCGAGGAGCGCGTCGGCGGCACCGTCCAATTTGACTTCGGCCCCAATGGAACGTCCACCGGCGAGGTGACGGCATGGCAACCACCATTCCGTTTCGGTTATGTCGAACGCGAGTGGAGCGAGGGCGCACCACCCTGTGTGACCGAGATCACGGTGACCCGGAGGCCAGACGGCAAAAGCGTTTTCTGTATGGTCCATTCACTGGCCACATCGACCGACGAGTGGGACGAGTCGTTGGAAAGCTTCGAAAGCGGCTGGCCCGGCTTTTTCGAAGTGTTGCGCCTCTATCTCGCGCACTTTGCGGGCAGCAAGGCAGCTTCTTTCCTTGTCGTGGCGAGTGCCAATTCCCCGCAGGCCGTAGTCTGGAAGCGACTGACCGAAGCGCTGAACCTTGACGCAGCGAATTTCGGCGATGAACGGACCACTGATTCGCCAGAGAAACTGACCGGCACAATCATGCGCGTGGAGCAAAGTGCTCAAGAGCGCTATATCCTGCTGCGTTTGACTGCGCCCGTGCAAGGTATTGCTCTGATTGGAACCTTCGGCGACGACAAAGCGGCCAACGCCAGCATGACCCTCTATTTATACGGCGACGATGTCGAGCAACGGTCTCGATCAAGTGAGTCCAAGTGGGGGGAATGGCTCTGTGAAACCTTCAAGCAGCCTGCGGATCAAGATGGCCGATACACCCCCTGA
- a CDS encoding type IV secretory system conjugative DNA transfer family protein, whose amino-acid sequence MAVAAGWSGYANLSEPWHIAALSGGVIIALFILFIVTNKSSPRSTIVVKLRGITWTTEDFCRGWLITGDTGSGKTRSGITPLLYQVFTNSPGWGGICIDDKGLYWETLKEMTRHFHRESDLILLQVRPDSPTAEWTPSHTFNLTSDRGIPFGTYAKFVVDTASSLGQQGDKGFFRNQAHTHIAAALEVLYEIGADVTLENVYHFLLNQSDMEEALDDLSDAEPTERRRLLSEHFRHRFLSQPPEQIGGVKETIANYLQYFLTPEIAQVFCPTENTFEFSDIDRGKIICIAMPQKFQTERRYVNTFLKMLFYTHVLRRFDKPKEERKDDNLLILWADEAQRFMTASEDGMSDYNCVDVIREARATVVAAAQSSSSFIPPLGREKARVLTLNLRNRMIFRAADEEGANESADFLGKKKVIKKSWGYSGGRQNSSFSELEEHKIKPHILRSLPKHTAVLVHCERGFKRTLLPPIEPDGTVSRWFSRGIF is encoded by the coding sequence TTGGCCGTTGCCGCCGGTTGGTCTGGCTATGCCAATCTGTCAGAACCTTGGCACATTGCGGCATTGTCAGGCGGCGTGATCATCGCATTGTTCATACTATTCATCGTCACCAACAAAAGTTCGCCTCGCTCAACCATCGTTGTGAAACTTCGGGGCATCACCTGGACCACTGAAGATTTCTGCCGAGGGTGGTTGATCACCGGTGACACTGGCTCAGGCAAGACGCGCTCCGGTATCACGCCGTTGCTCTACCAAGTCTTCACGAACTCACCGGGCTGGGGCGGCATTTGCATTGATGACAAGGGACTGTATTGGGAAACGCTCAAGGAAATGACCCGCCACTTCCACAGGGAGAGCGACCTGATCCTGCTGCAAGTGCGCCCAGACTCACCAACCGCCGAATGGACGCCTTCGCACACGTTCAATCTCACCTCTGACCGAGGCATCCCTTTCGGCACGTATGCCAAGTTCGTCGTGGATACCGCCTCCAGCCTTGGCCAACAGGGTGACAAAGGTTTTTTCAGAAACCAGGCACACACCCACATCGCCGCCGCTCTGGAAGTCCTCTACGAAATCGGTGCCGATGTGACGTTGGAAAACGTCTATCATTTCCTGCTCAATCAATCCGATATGGAAGAGGCGTTAGACGATCTTTCCGATGCGGAACCGACTGAACGCCGCCGACTTCTTTCGGAGCATTTCCGTCACCGTTTCCTCAGCCAACCACCCGAACAAATCGGAGGCGTCAAAGAAACCATTGCCAACTATCTGCAATACTTCCTCACCCCTGAGATTGCTCAAGTGTTCTGCCCCACGGAAAACACGTTTGAGTTTTCGGACATCGACCGTGGAAAGATCATCTGCATTGCTATGCCACAGAAATTCCAGACCGAACGCCGCTACGTTAATACATTCCTCAAAATGCTCTTCTACACCCATGTTCTTCGAAGATTCGACAAACCAAAGGAAGAGCGCAAAGACGACAATCTGTTGATTCTATGGGCTGATGAGGCCCAACGGTTCATGACGGCGAGTGAAGACGGCATGAGCGACTACAACTGCGTAGACGTCATCCGCGAAGCCCGCGCAACCGTCGTCGCGGCAGCGCAATCCTCCAGTTCATTCATCCCTCCATTGGGTCGCGAGAAGGCCCGCGTCCTTACCCTCAACCTCCGCAATCGAATGATCTTCCGCGCCGCAGACGAGGAAGGGGCCAACGAAAGCGCCGATTTTCTCGGCAAGAAAAAGGTCATCAAGAAATCGTGGGGGTATTCGGGAGGGCGGCAAAACAGCAGTTTTTCAGAACTGGAAGAACACAAGATCAAACCGCACATCCTCCGTAGCCTACCCAAGCACACCGCCGTGCTCGTGCATTGCGAGCGAGGGTTCAAGAGAACCTTGCTGCCGCCGATTGAACCAGACGGAACCGTCTCCAGGTGGTTCTCGAGAGGCATCTTCTGA
- a CDS encoding CHAD domain-containing protein: MRIIKVGFRLEQHEQTGSGLRRVLIEQTIKLCDDLNLEDQETAIHEARKRCKRVRAVVRLLRPTCPEVFKRENAAFRNMAASLSDLRDVTARADAFRVVVEGDTKGARPFEPLRSILQAHHQVTSKPEIKRKLSAVLKEAQEGRVRLEKLKFPGYPEFELIEKGLRRSYRCGRKAMKEAHQEKLTPSFHDWRKRVKDFGYQMQLLRDLWPPLLKPFRDQVHALGEILGQEHDLIVLREKLKENAGQISSQEVYDAFDNLLMNRVQDLQIQARRLGARIYAEEVGCFARRIKTYWSIWREG; encoded by the coding sequence ATGCGAATTATTAAAGTGGGATTTCGACTCGAACAGCATGAACAAACAGGCTCTGGACTTCGTCGAGTGCTGATCGAACAGACAATCAAACTATGCGATGATCTGAATTTAGAAGATCAGGAAACAGCTATTCATGAAGCCCGGAAGAGATGCAAACGTGTCCGCGCCGTTGTTCGTCTACTGCGCCCCACCTGCCCGGAAGTGTTCAAACGGGAGAATGCAGCATTTCGCAATATGGCAGCTTCGCTGTCCGATCTCCGAGACGTGACAGCACGCGCCGACGCCTTCCGCGTGGTGGTCGAAGGAGACACGAAAGGAGCACGCCCCTTTGAGCCGTTACGTTCTATTTTGCAGGCACACCATCAAGTCACCTCAAAGCCGGAGATCAAACGAAAGCTGTCAGCGGTGCTAAAGGAAGCACAAGAGGGGCGTGTCCGGCTGGAGAAATTAAAATTTCCTGGCTACCCAGAGTTCGAACTGATCGAAAAAGGACTTCGCCGATCCTACCGATGTGGTCGGAAAGCCATGAAGGAAGCCCATCAGGAAAAGCTGACACCCAGCTTTCATGATTGGCGCAAACGCGTCAAAGATTTCGGATATCAAATGCAACTGTTGCGAGACCTGTGGCCTCCTTTGCTCAAGCCGTTTCGCGATCAGGTTCATGCACTAGGCGAAATCCTCGGTCAGGAGCACGATCTCATAGTGCTCCGGGAAAAACTGAAAGAAAACGCAGGGCAGATCTCTTCACAGGAAGTCTATGATGCCTTTGACAACCTTCTCATGAATCGTGTCCAGGATCTTCAAATTCAGGCACGTCGGCTTGGAGCCCGCATCTATGCTGAAGAAGTCGGCTGCTTTGCCCGGAGAATAAAAACCTACTGGAGCATTTGGCGAGAAGGCTAA